A region of the Anolis sagrei isolate rAnoSag1 chromosome 4, rAnoSag1.mat, whole genome shotgun sequence genome:
AATGCTTGGGAACAGAAGTGATTtggattgcttttttaaaatatgggGGAGATGCCTGTATTTATACGTATATGTGGTATCTTGGAGAAGGAAtcaaagtctaaacatgaaattcatttgtttcatatacaccttatacaaataacctgaaggtaattttatacccattttttaaaataattatgtgtGTATGAAACAACACACATTGGGCACATTGAAACATAAGTAACAAAGGTGTCTATCAGCTACGCATATGCACAATTTtgggtttttagaatattttggatttcgaATAcaagataagggatgctcagcctgttCTAAGTTGGAAGTCAACTTGACAGTATTTAACAGTCACTATCTGTTTTTGGGAACAGACCTGGATAAATCATTCCTAGATTTGGCAAGGACTGGTTCAGGTCCATTTGGTGTGGATTTATCCATCTACTGGATATTTAAAACATCACCACCCAAGTttgctaaattaactaattattGAAAAATATCAGTATTAATTGCTGGACAGCtgtaaggaagaagggaaagaaaaccaACAATAAGCatctgaaagggggggggggcagatggaAAATTAAAACAGCTGCACACAGTGTGGAATTTGATGAAATAGCTGGTTGGCAGTATTCTGCTTAAGATAATCCATGTTTGGATTTGTAATTTCAGATAATAGCTGATTAAGAAGATAACATGGATTCTGATCTACTGTTCTATCTATGCTGATATAAACATGGTTTACAGCTGATTTTCTAAACTTAGCAGCTAAGAATTCAATTGATAGCATTGTGTATAGGCAATTTAATTCTCAAAAATAATGCTTCCACAGGCCTTTAAGAGAATTTTATTTGAGTGGTTCTTACAAAGATTGTTGCAATATGAAAGTCATTTGTTGATAGAAATATCAAGCTGTTTTGTCAAACACACTGAAGTAACCCAAAATATATTTCAGAGCTCACAGAGCTTAAAAAAGAGCAGAGATTATATGCAACCAGACAAAATATATTCCTGCATTTCCTACTCCAACGTTCAATTAGATACATTCCCTGCAATCAATGGAACTTTAACCTGGAAATGCAGAGATAGCTTTGTTTGGAATTTTAAACACACCTCACACCTTATTTACAAGAAACTTTTACAGAGACAATCAAAAGTTACCATTTAGAAATAAAATCCtctaatcctttttttttttgctaaccaATGAGATCAGCTGACCAAAATTATTCAGTAGCCACTTGTATTTTCAGTCCATACAAAACACACTAAATATATCCAATTAAATCTGATATTTACCTTTAGCAGAGCATTTAAGTGAATGTAAAATGCAGTATCTGCTTTAAAAGAAAAGGCTTgtgaaacattaaaaatcatGTCCTGCCCACCTTTTACAGAAAAGTCTTTTCTCTAAGATACACCTGTTCCTATAGCTCACTTTAGCCAAATATTCTAAATGTACAAGAATTACAAGGCAGAACAGTAAGTCAGCTTTGTATACAGTGGGAATGCTAACCAAGAGAATGAACACGTGGCATTCCTGCTTGCTATATTTTTTGTCTTTAAAGGTAACAGGAAGTGTACACAAAAGGTCTTTATgccttttcattttgttttcatcTAAATAAAAGTTTAACTCAAGTCCTCCTTCAAAAAATAGCTATGTACAAAACTGACTAACTCCATCTTCATCGCCGAGCAGGAACCAAGAGCTGGGTTGCATTCATAGAATCTGGAAAAAGGTTGTGGTATGTTGGCAGAGGTACATATGCTGCTGTTATCATTTTACCTatcagaaaagagagaaaaaagaggacaTCTTGAAAACTCTTGCTTTTGAAAATGAGTCAAGTACTGTGACAAAAATTTAATGCCAGTAAAGAGCATCCCAAAGCCTCCATGGAAttcttaaaattaataaaaaagaaaatattcccATAAGGAATGGGgcaaagatttatttttttatctcgGTTATCCATGCTGCTCATCTTTCCCATATTACAAATGCTGGCAAATTATCCTAGGTTAGAAGTTACAAACTAAAATGGTGAAATACATTTTCCACAGTGACTGCTTCATGCAAAATAGTAATTAAATTTCATGTAGCTTGCAAAGCAAGTCATTAATTCAATAATTATAAGACGCAACTAAAACTGCCATTGTCCCTGAAAGTTAATGCCATATTTcatcaattttaaaatgtattaccaacagaaaaaaacacattatttatttatatgcacaggttgtgtgtgtgtgtacatatattgaAACACCCGTGATTCTAAGATGTACCTCATTTTTCACAATGTTTATATGAGGAAAAGAGTGTGTCttaagaatcaaagaaatacagtaagtATTTGTCCCATGCATTGATCTCTGAAGACACTGATGTATTTTTTAGCCATAACGTCAATGTGCAGTCATATTGTACAGACTCTGTAAGCTATAGGGGAAATGAGAAAAGTGTTTTAGGAACAGATGGCCAAATTTCTTCTCCAAAGCCAAAGCGCAGGTGCCTTATCATACCAGGTGCTACTGGGTTTCCCCTCCAACCACTGGGTGCTGATGGGAGTGCTTCCACACTCAGAGCTTCCTCATCAGGGAAATGAATTAATTGTGTACCAAAAAATGGCTCAATTGCTCTCCTGCCTCATTTCCCTtggcaagaaaaggaattcagaTTGGGGGAAGAACACAATTCCATGGACTGGATGTACTGGCTTGGTGAGTAAAATCTGATACAGGAACTACAAGTTCCCCATCACTTCTACAGAAAGCTCACACAGCTATTCAGGCTCGGATAGATGAATAGCACACTCATGATTCAATGGAATAGATAAACGTGTTCATTCTCAAAAATCCCATTTTAATTGCTTCAGGTTGGGCAACCTCCTTCTTAAGAATTATTTCCTTGGTGGTAATATGCTGTAAAACCTACCTGATCACTCAAACAGCCTAACCAGAAATCACTCAAGACAAttcttctcccctccccaaaatcaTTACTTAAGATTTCTGGGGCCACAACTCCCACCAAATCAAGCAGCAAGACCTGCAATCAAAGATGGCAACAGCTGTAGTCTAAAACAATTTGAAGGGAACAGATGACATCTTTTCAGTATAGCTGTCTTCTGAAAAACATGGAAATCTTTTAAAGTCCTTTTTAAACCTTGAGAGCCTTTTAACCCTTTCAACCAAACAAGGCTGAAAAAAGATGGCTGATAGTTGAGGAAAGCCCTCTGCAGCAAAGAGTGGAAAACACAGCAAGGTGAACTCCTCAAAACAGTCTCTTTAGAATACGAGACGTGAGGCTGGATAGAATCCTGTGTGGGATAGCTTTGTGTGTTTGTGAGCAGTGCTatgaggcttttttaaaaaagaaggaataCTATCCTCTCCACAAACCCCTCTGTTGATATTGTAAGCTTGTAGCTGGCTAGCCGAAAGAGACTTTGGGAAATAGAGAGTAACAATAATAGTATGATCCACCTCATGTTGGATGTCCCCAACTTGTTCTCATATTAAACAGCAATATAGCAAAATATTTAAAGTTAACTTACCTGCAAACCACCTTCCATGTAATGCATTTACAGCTGCAATTGCTGCTGCTATTGAAGGGCATTTCACATAGACATTGccctgaaatttaaaaaaaagtattgatTTTCTCTATAAATCCACTTTAACCACCCTTTTCCTATCCTAACATTTCAACAGGTGtattaaaataaacttttaaCCATCTTATAAAGGGAAGCTGGCAGAGTAAAAAGTTAGAACAAAAGATAAACAAGTGAATTGAATACTCATAATAGTCTGCTTTTTCATGAAGTCAATTAAGGTGACATAATAGAATGTAGTATAACTAACAAGTTAGAAAataaaacatctatataaatcaTGGAAGTAAATTTTACTAAATTAATCCCAGAATTCTAAAGTCTTCTGATGTAATTATCAAATGTCAAAGAAGACAAGACACAGTAAGTTCCCTGCAGAGGGAATCCCAAAGCATAAGTACTGTTTAAAAAGGTTCCTGTTGCTAAGTAAGTCTTCCAATTTTTCTAACTTTTGCACTCAGGATCTGCCTCTGATGTTGAACAGCACAAGCAAGAACCAATGGAAAGTAACCCTTTGGTTACTCAAACCCCAAATAATTTCAAGTTAAAACTTCCACCCTGGACTGAACCCACAAACAAAATGCCAGCCAGTGCCAAGATATATGAAAGTATGTAATATAAATTGCCTAATACAGTGCCTAGATCCAaccaaatgtttgggaccagcATTTTATACAAactaaatgtttctgaatgtcTTGAGAGTAATCCCAGATTATATAACACTGAACTGCCCAAGAGACAAATACAACACAGAAGCTGCCCAAACAAGCTCCACATCCAAGCCTATCTTAGCAGCCCATCCACTAAGTGGACTTTCTATTTTATCTGATTTGAGCTTCAAAAAGTCATGTATTTGTGattgaaatccaaaactgttTTGCAGGACAAGTCAGATACATGAAATCATGCACTGGCCTTGAATTGGTACACTATTCACTAAACATACATGACTACAGATTTGTTAACAATAAAGGAGTAACACTGCATTATCCTCTCAGATTAAACATTTTAGTCCAGAACTATAACTGCTTCAAAGTGATTGAAATTAATACCAAGGTTAAATCTTACTGAATTACAGGAACACATATGGTAATTATGAAAGATTTAGATGCTCATTTACAAATATTGTAAGTTATAATTGAACATAATAAATTAATCACATTATTAGAATTCACGAATTTATTTTAGCAACATACCTGAGCTGAATTTTTGTCTACATAAATGTGGACAACTCCTCCATGTTTGTTACATTCCTCAATCACATCGTCCTTAATTTCTGTATCccagcctgcttcctcttcactaaaaataataaaacataaatttaaaaatCTCCAATAAATGAACTTAAAAGAGTATAGAACAGAATATAACAGAAATTATGAAAGCTTAACTTACGTTTGAGGGTTAAACATGTTGGAAAGCTGGAAACATTGTGTTGCAAGGGGTTGTACTGATGCAGCTGCAGCCAATACTAAGAAGTCAAAAGGAAAGTTTAGAGTAAATTTCTACTTCTTTAACTGACACTCTTTTGGTTTATTCCTCATACTGGTTTAAGAAGTGGAAATGATGCAAATAAAGAAGTAATGCTTTGTATCTCCAGGATTTGCTCACAGTTCTAAAACAAGGCATCCACACACAATTCTAGTACTATTAATGAGGATTGTACACTGCCTAGTAATATAACATGCATTTCCCAGGGAAAATAgaataaataggttcttgtgggttttttcgggccatagagccatgttctagaggcatttctcctgacgttagaATAAATGTCTAACTGCTATCACAACCTGTACTACCCTTGTTATTTACTTTAACATAAGAGATAATCAACtaatatgttattttatatttgaaGTGCAAACGATCATCATGATTTACTAGCCCTCTATTACTCTTCACTTACAACTCTTATTTCTACAAAATATGGAAGGCAGAAGCAAgaaatggttttgttttgatCCAAGGCTTGGATAGGAAAAGGATCAGCAAGACAAATTCAAGCTGTTTGTTTTTTCAATGAACAATGAAAATTAGAAGTGGTCACTTGTTTTTGAAGGACACATGTTTCTTGTACTCTGGTGTGAAGTACTCCCAGAAGCTTGAGTTCATATACAATACTGAAATCTATGCCATATACATTACAGAAATCATTCTCACCTTCACTCTGCTGTGAAAGTCTAGTCtgcaaatctaaaaaaaaaaaagaacaaatagtACCTTCATATATAGTATATAAATCATTTACTTTCATTCATTCAATAGCAAGTCTTAAATTTAAACTAAATAATTCAGTTATACATTAAATATAGCGAACATTGTGTCGTAGTGATCTATTAAGAGCGTTCTGTCTTAAATTAGGTATGTGCTCTGTCAATAATGTGTTATTTATTTGTATAAGATTAGCACTGTAATAAATGACAAAACACTCACAAACCATTGTAAGTCATTAAAGGCTGGATATTAAGAATCAGCAGCCAAAAAGGAGACTTACAAGaagattttaatttttatctCAGTAGTACCAATATGATGCAAAAGTCCAAGTAATTTATCAGGACActtattcttattttaaaagaTCCATGTGAAAACAGGACACCTGCAGATTCTTGTGCTGTATGCCGCTACTTTTAAAACTCATGCCATAATTCATTTTAGTGCCTGTCTTTGCATCATTAAACAAATTAAGACTTATTTATGTGATGACTCAACATTTAGCATTTCAATCAATGGATATAATCTAGTTGAAACTAGCACAATTCCAGCCCATAGGTGTCAGTTAACTCCCTGTTTTGTTTGCACTAAATATTAGCAAATACAGAAATTTCTGAATGTTAACAAATCAACAGTTGCCCAAGccagctggggtttctgggagttggaagtcccaaacacctggaagattaaaaattgggaactactgctttagatGATGTCTAGATTAGCTTCCACATTAAGACAAATAGATTTTACCTGCTACAGCACTAAATGCTAATGAGCCACTCATCTGCAGAGCTTGTTGTGCAGCTGGAGGAATTTGAAGACCAGTACCTGGAATAAAAAGCCATTGATCCATTTTTGATAGAAGCTTTTATGTTTAACTATAACATTAACACCTTGTGAAGTCCCAATTGTCATTGTGGCTAAACTAAAAGAGCTACAACACAAGAATACTCTGTCTTACTTTGCTATGACAAAGTTGCCAATAATTTTTTCTATTTTCATCCTACCTATCCACTAAAAATAGTACTGGAGGAGTCTAAAATCACCATTAAAATGAAGTAAGAATACAAATtatgtaataaaattatttaaatcaCTATTGTATTCAAATAATATGGACTAAAGTTTTACAATAAGATGCAGTGCAATTTAGTACAAAAACTCAAAAGATAAAACATAGgcccttaattttttttcttatttatttatttatttactttgctccAATGCACATACCTTCAGCCAGTCTCGCCATCAACTGAAGGCGGCCTGTTGTTCCCAAATCAATTCCAGTCCTTTCCAGTTCATCACTGTCCAAAAATGAGCTAGCACTGGATGCATCTGTGCGTTCTGTTACGTGACCTACTTTCATTGGTCTTCCAGCCAATTCAAATCCATTTAGTTGTTCCAAAGCCTTTTTAGCACACTCTGAATCTGAAAACTGTAatcaaattatatttattatgtgaaGCAGTAACAAGATTCTGTTGCAtcattaaacatttttaaaatgacaagCCTTATGAAAACGCATATATAAAACTAATATTATGTTTATACCTTCAGAGATAAGACATTTGGTTTATAGAAACTGTAAAACGAACTAGAGCACATAATTTTCCACACAGCCTGTCCCCGTTTCAATTCCTGGttaatacattttttcttttttaccatCCTGAAATGTTAGCAACCAAATCATACTATCACATCAATTACTGTGGAGCTTATTAATGAGAACATGAATTTCAAAATCATTCCTCTGCCCTAGCTAAGAAATTTAACTATGTAATCATATTTCAAATTTCCTTGTTTCTTGGAAACATAAAACTGACTGGTTGTAGTCTCCTTACTGctggctattttttttttataaaatgtcTAATGTGTAGAAATGAACTGTAGGCATACGTATGCTATATCAGTAAGATAAAAGAAAGACCTCTATCTCAGCCAAATCACTGCACAAATCACTGCAATTTGAAATACTTAAGTTACATAGATTGTTATCAATTTTCAATTGTAAGATATAGCAAGACACATTGATATTGACTGGTAAggatttctcctgacgttaagtctactcgtgtccgactctcatgggtggtgctcatctccatttctaagccgaagagctggcgctgtctgtagacacctccaaagtcatgtggccagcatgactgcatggagcaccattaccttcccgccaaggtggtacctactgatctattcacatctacgtgttttgaactgctaggttggcagaagctggacctaacagcaggagctcaccccactccctggattcgaaccgccaacctttcagtcagtaagttcagcagctcagcggtttaaccccctgtgcTACTAGGGGGCCCATGGATATTGACTACTTTCACCCAAACTTGGAAATGTGCAGCAGCTTGGACACAAGGGGCCATGTTAATCTTCTCTGTGtcattccaattttagtataAGTGCTGCCGAAGCGAGCACTGCAGCTTGGGCACAAGCCTTATTACCAAgtcatacaaaatatataaaaatggttGACATTGTGTTAAGAGACTAACTCTAAGAGTCAtataaaagcaaaagcaaaacaaacggTTAAGCCTTACAGATTTGGTATTTTTACTGTTACTGCaataattaattttattaatgtCTAATATTTGTTCTTCTGATACACAACCAGAAGTGAATATATTACATCAGGGGTGGGTAATTATAATGGGTCCCAaccttgcaaaaaataaaatgactACAACTTAATAACAAGTTTCTGACTTGTAAGTCAGCAGCTCCCAgggtatatactgtatatactcgagtataagtccggtttttcagcccttttttaggctgaaaaggtcccattcagcttatactcaagtcaagattattaattatttaattctattattattattattatttttactctattattattacatgtattattttactttattattactgttattattacatttctattactttattattattacatttattgttttactcttatTACTGAAAGGATGTGGAAACATatttacactgaaaaaggttggtatcatggtttaatcagaattggacagtcttaccttaaattatttttatgtaaatattcaaaaacatttaagctactgatgcctcaattaatgtcatagtattggaatctatttttattttggaatttaccagtagctgttgcatttcccaccttcggcttatactcgggtcaatatgttttcccagttttttgtggcaaaattaggtgcctcggcttatattcaggtcagcttatactcggtaTATTATATGCCAATAAACTTACAGTGATAAATCCATATCCTTTGGAACGCCCGGTTTCACTGTCCATCATCAGCTGGATGCTTTCAATCTGAAAAGAATCATTATTACCTATTAGCATAgacaaagcattttaaaattatattgtgctggatttatttatttattatttatttacatcacttatatcccgcccatatcagcctgcaggcaactcagggcggtctacatatcagcacaatttgatgccatcaatacaatacaacagcaaaaacaattaagtgcatttagacaaaaacaatttaaaaagagctatttcctctcattccaatcctcatccgtttcatcgtcttggccgttcctgggtcattctccatctcaagcttgactatctattctggggttctgaatgcttgctcaaagagccaggtttttactctcttccgaaaagtcaggagattCAATGTTCTTTGCTATTTTGTTTCTATGAACTCCCACTGCTATTTTATAATGTTCTATGGTGATTATTTACAAAgatgttgtgattttttttaaaatcttgataCTTCCTCTCTTTTGGTTATATAGGGAGATGTTTAAAATGACTTCATTTCTTCAGTTGGATTACCTTTTTAAACTAAAGAAATTTATTTGTCTATAAAGTAATTTTATCTTTGCGATATATATACCAGAAAAGCAATATATGGTATAGTACTGAGACATGGAACCTTTTTTGGTCAGGGGAAGAGTTCAATTTGTGAATGGTCTTACAGATTAAGTTCCAGCAGTATACAATGCTATATGCATTATAGAGGGCTATGGACAGAATTAAGCAATTCCAAGTGTGATTTTTTATGGATCTGAACATTTCTCCTATCACACAAAGCACAGTAAACATCCATGCACACATATTTAGCACCATGCCCCAATGCAACAATTTTTCAATCTGTGTAGAACAGCTCCAGTCCCAAAAGGATAATTCAAGTTAAATGACAATACTACTATCTCTAACTAAGAAGAACAGTATAGTGACCATGAACCAATGCAGAATGATGATAATCAATATTCAGCTATGGGATGGAAGTCCTCCATTTTGACACAGTGGTCTGAGGATCAAACTAGAATGAGGAAAGGCAACATTCAATGTTCTGCTCAACCATAAAGCTGAATGGATGTCCTTGCATGAATCCTTATTTCAGCCAAACTAACAACACACATTTTTGTAAGAATACACTCAGGGGACACGTATTTCAAGGAAAGGAGTACACAACTTAAATACAACTAAAATCATGTCTACTAACATGAAAACTTACCCGACCAAATGGCTCAAAGATTCCACGAAGCATATCTTCAGTTATGTTGAAGTGTAAAGATCCTACATAAAGCCTCATGGGGCCTGCACTGCCCTTTTGTAGATTATTAGCCATTGCAGCGGCTCTGTTTTTCTCTGCCTAAAATATACAAATTAGAAAGAATAAACAAAAATCCACAAAGTTTAACAGCAAACTGTGTAACATTTAATGAATGATACTCCAAGTCATATGGAAGCTCCAAAATGAAGTAAACTAATCAGTACATGCATAGTTGGTAGTTGGTAGAtcattccaactctatgtttaCTTGCAACATTTAGGTCTACTTTACAAAATATACTAACATATAACTATTTTTTAGGAGTAGAGGTTTATATTTTctatagtaaaaataaaatatttccagTTTCTGCTGTTTGAAAGTTTCAAACAAAATGTTAAGTAATGTCACTGCCAATACTTGAGGATCTATGAAACTAGGTGAGCCCAAAGGATCTTTCTAGACTTGTACTGAAAAAATGTCCCACTATAATCAAAGTCCCACTTACTCTCTATTAAGTATGCTTAGGACTGCATCCATATAGAGCTTGCTTGAGAAAATGCTTTTTAATCTCCTCGAAGTTTCAATATTATGAAGTATGGCAGACTGTTAAGTAATAGAACAAAAACTAAGCACGTTTCACTGAAGCATGACATTATATTAGcccatttttttcctttggttCTCCATCCCATACATAAATACATCATAATAACATTCATTTAGAGCTATTAAGCCACAATTTAAGAATGTGTAtagagtcttttttaaaaaaatgtatcaacCTACTTGAGATGCTTGTACAATAATTGGTACTCCCAACACTCGCTGCCCAGTTAATCCAATTGCCAAAGGTACTGAACTAACATCAACGAATTCCACATAAGCAATTCCCTTGGAACGTCTGGAGTTTCTGTCTGAAATCATGCGTACATCACGGACCTAGAAAAATAGAGTCAAAGCCCTGTTTTAATCATCTAAAAACTTTTAACAGGACTGTTAACATCACATTTCATTCTATGTGAAACAACATAATCTTCACAGATTTCGGACTTAAGTGCAAggattgtgatttttaaaaaatgggaaataTGAACATGTTAAAAACAACTTTTAAATATGTCCATATCCCAGACATCAAAAAATCACATTTATAGTTAATCATAACAAGTTGTTTCAGTTAGCACTTCCACAAGCCTCTGTATGAGAGGTCCCACAACTTCAGTAACTCAAGCCATACCAAATATAAAAAGTGACTTTTGAACTAATTTGATCTATACACTACAAAGCTTGGCAAGATCTGCTAAGCATCTGCATCAGAAATACAATAATACCACCAGAAAAAAATTAAGAGGTTTTAAACCCACCTTTCCTACTGTAGAAAAAAATTCTTCAAGGTCTCTTGGCCTAATTCTTGCAGCAAGTTGCATACAGAAAACTGTTCGAGCATCTCTCTCTTCTGGAGTAAGATTATCAATAGGTTctctgaataaaaataaatgttatgATCAGTAATTTCAAAAATTCTAATAAGAGACAAAATAAAATTGATTCAGGCTATTTCTACTAACACAGAGATAAGAGTGATACCGTTTAGAGTATGTTGTTATATATAGTAAGGGTAAGATGTGCCTGCTTTTTCAAATTCATCAGCTCCTTTGGTGAGAACATTAAGTATCTCAGAATTatttttactgcaacagaaactACTGACCTCAGAAAAGGACTCTGTCACTTTCCTATGCAATATTCTATCCCAAAATACTAACATGGAAAACAAATGTAACAGATGGATTTATGGAAGTAGATTACTGAGTGTAACAATGAATGTTTAATAGTCTTGTGCCCTTTTTCTAAGCATCTATGCCAAGAAATGCCTATTTTAAATAGACATGCTTCTAAGGATGTACACCTTACCTaatcacagcattagaaaggaaATGCTTTTAGCCAATGTACATTTAATAGTTGCGTACGTCTGAAATGAAATAATGTATTCAGCCATTTTATAAAAGTTTGTATCTTTCTACACTCTATTCATACAAAGACAATCTGTACAGCACAAGGCACCAACAGAAATGCAGCGACACACAGAAAAATGAAGTGATACCACTGCAGTTTGCACTATACATATATAGCACTGTTTGAAGACAATACTTAACAAATGCacttttataaataaaatgaactgTACTAACTGTAATCGTTTAAGATTGAAAAGTATATGGGGTATACTATgttttatgtggcattgaatcttgccagagttgtaggccgccttgagtcgccctcACTTTATGATGAGTTTTCATGGCCCCTCTATATGTACTAGCTACTGGGGTTTGCAAAAGTCTTCTCAATGGAGTTGGGGCACCTCAGTAGAAAGTGGAGAGCAGGCAAGCTCCAACATTAAAGAAGAATGATACAAAACGACGCTATTTTTCTCCAACCATACCAGATTACTATTTTAATGCCAGAATGCAGTGGCAGtacattacatttaaatattAGGGAAGATGCT
Encoded here:
- the RBM39 gene encoding RNA-binding protein 39 isoform X2; its protein translation is MATWGLGRDIALDENKLSSANGHEERSKKRKKSKSRSRSHDRKRSKSKERKRSRDRERKKSKSRERKRSRSKERRRSRSRSRERRFRGRYRSPYSGPKFNSAMRGKMGLPHNIKISGGRRRSRSKSPFRKDKSPVREPIDNLTPEERDARTVFCMQLAARIRPRDLEEFFSTVGKVRDVRMISDRNSRRSKGIAYVEFVDVSSVPLAIGLTGQRVLGVPIIVQASQAEKNRAAAMANNLQKGSAGPMRLYVGSLHFNITEDMLRGIFEPFGRIESIQLMMDSETGRSKGYGFITFSDSECAKKALEQLNGFELAGRPMKVGHVTERTDASSASSFLDSDELERTGIDLGTTGRLQLMARLAEGTGLQIPPAAQQALQMSGSLAFSAVADLQTRLSQQSEVLAAAASVQPLATQCFQLSNMFNPQTEEEAGWDTEIKDDVIEECNKHGGVVHIYVDKNSAQGNVYVKCPSIAAAIAAVNALHGRWFAGKMITAAYVPLPTYHNLFPDSMNATQLLVPARR
- the RBM39 gene encoding RNA-binding protein 39 isoform X3; the encoded protein is MRGKMGLPHNIKISGGRRRSRSKSPFRKDKSPVREPIDNLTPEERDARTVFCMQLAARIRPRDLEEFFSTVGKVRDVRMISDRNSRRSKGIAYVEFVDVSSVPLAIGLTGQRVLGVPIIVQASQAEKNRAAAMANNLQKGSAGPMRLYVGSLHFNITEDMLRGIFEPFGRIESIQLMMDSETGRSKGYGFITFSDSECAKKALEQLNGFELAGRPMKVGHVTERTDASSASSFLDSDELERTGIDLGTTGRLQLMARLAEGTGLQIPPAAQQALQMSGSLAFSAVADLQTRLSQQSEVLAAAASVQPLATQCFQLSNMFNPQTEEEAGWDTEIKDDVIEECNKHGGVVHIYVDKNSAQGNVYVKCPSIAAAIAAVNALHGRWFAGKMITAAYVPLPTYHNLFPDSMNATQLLVPARR
- the RBM39 gene encoding RNA-binding protein 39 isoform X1, encoding MADDIDIEAMLEAPYRKDENKLSSANGHEERSKKRKKSKSRSRSHDRKRSKSKERKRSRDRERKKSKSRERKRSRSKERRRSRSRSRERRFRGRYRSPYSGPKFNSAMRGKMGLPHNIKISGGRRRSRSKSPFRKDKSPVREPIDNLTPEERDARTVFCMQLAARIRPRDLEEFFSTVGKVRDVRMISDRNSRRSKGIAYVEFVDVSSVPLAIGLTGQRVLGVPIIVQASQAEKNRAAAMANNLQKGSAGPMRLYVGSLHFNITEDMLRGIFEPFGRIESIQLMMDSETGRSKGYGFITFSDSECAKKALEQLNGFELAGRPMKVGHVTERTDASSASSFLDSDELERTGIDLGTTGRLQLMARLAEGTGLQIPPAAQQALQMSGSLAFSAVADLQTRLSQQSEVLAAAASVQPLATQCFQLSNMFNPQTEEEAGWDTEIKDDVIEECNKHGGVVHIYVDKNSAQGNVYVKCPSIAAAIAAVNALHGRWFAGKMITAAYVPLPTYHNLFPDSMNATQLLVPARR